The Macaca fascicularis isolate 582-1 chromosome 1, T2T-MFA8v1.1 genome includes a window with the following:
- the TTLL10 gene encoding protein polyglycylase TTLL10 isoform X6, giving the protein MFKSLLCSSYRAAVSCRSFHLTSWHPGRARPRPRSSSGRGGLARQRQGAETASAPHGAKPHGCHGGRSQPPTEAQVHGPGRRPFLGRVGLTACPIQVLGPRAARSSHRRVKAASSLQGPRPGAPRPMAHSCTRFVHRRGPPTRTQAGSKRGKRPKIQRRPRARVPGPAHERPMGSSQEEGLPCQPSQPDHDTGGHGGLDLEGAGRVSTTPGPPGLLTSHPPADSDDTDATGPPAALLEGLLLGDGKPSPHSTRPGPFFYIGGNNGAAIISSYCKSKGWRRIQDSRREDYVLKWCEVKSRDSYGSFREGEQLLYQLPNNKLLTTKIGLLSTLRGRAWAMSKASKAPGGTQAR; this is encoded by the exons CTGGCACCCAGGCCGAGCTCGCCCACGCCCGAGGAGCAGCTCCGGCAGGGGAGGACTCGCCCGGCAGAGACAGGGTGCAGAGACAGCCTCGGCCCCCCACGGCGCCAAGCCCCACGGCTGCCACGGAGGCAGGAGCCAGCCACCTACAGAGGCTCAAGTCCACGGCCCTGGGAGGCGCCCTTTCCTGGGCAGGGTGGGCCTGACTGCTTGCCCCATCCAAGTGCTGGGGCCTCGGGCTGCCCGAAGTTCCCACAGGAGGGTCAAAGCAGCATCTTCCCTGCAGGGCCCTCGGCCTGGCGCCCCCCGGCCAATGGCCCACAGCTGCACCCGGTTCGTCCATCGCCGGGGACCGCCCACTCGGACCCAAGCCGGCTCCAAGAGGGGCAAGAGACCAAAGATCCAGCGGCGGCCTCGGGCTCGAGTCCCAG GCCCAGCCCATGAGAGGCCAATGGGGAGCAGCCAGGAGGAGGGACTCCCGTGTCAGCCAAGCCAGCCAGACCACGACACAGGTGGGCACGGCGGGCTGGACCTGGAGGGGGCAGGAAGAGTCTCCACCACGCCCGGACCCCCTGGGCTCCTGACCAGCCACCCGCCTGCAGACTCGGATGACACTGATGCCACTGGGCCCCCAGCTGCCCTCCTGGAGGGGCTCCTGCTGGGGGACGGGAAGCCATCGCCCCACAGCACGAGGCCGGGACCTTTCTTCTACATCGGAGGCAACAATGGGGCTGCGAT CATCAGCTCCTACTGCAAAAGCAAGGGCTGGCGGCGCATCCAGGACAGCCGCCGGGAGGACTATGTGCTGAAGTGGTGTGAGGTGAAGAGCCGAGACAGCTACGGCAGCTTCCGGGAAG GAGAGCAGCTGCTGTACCAGCTTCCCAACAACAAGCTCCTCACCACCAAGATCGGGCTGCTCAGCACCCTTCGGGGGCGGGCATGGGCCATGAGCAAGGCCAGCAAGGCGCCGGGGGGGACCCAGGCCAGGTGa